In Paenibacillus sp. FSL R7-0345, a single window of DNA contains:
- a CDS encoding VTT domain-containing protein has protein sequence MKIQKISGGIVYLMILMIVILWRKDLIQLMECMHTGNWPAILAVASMIGMVPIIPYAIVSGILGIKFGLWVGGAMSVVASTIAAIMTYMIFITGKGRILTNISKFNYLHTQIRNRAFLFVLIGRMLPFVPAAVINGYAGLYKLPFKTFVVATILGKIPTMFVFAYMGLSVVSKSTYWLPVILFYCIFLGAIYIIYKKLFPAAQR, from the coding sequence ATGAAAATCCAGAAAATTTCAGGCGGTATTGTATATTTAATGATCCTGATGATCGTTATCCTTTGGAGGAAAGATCTGATACAACTGATGGAATGTATGCATACAGGTAACTGGCCAGCTATACTGGCTGTAGCCTCAATGATCGGTATGGTTCCTATAATTCCTTACGCTATTGTGTCTGGTATACTGGGAATTAAGTTCGGATTATGGGTAGGAGGGGCCATGAGTGTAGTTGCCTCGACAATTGCAGCCATTATGACCTACATGATTTTCATTACCGGGAAGGGACGAATCCTGACTAATATAAGCAAGTTTAATTATTTGCATACACAGATTCGTAATCGAGCATTTTTATTTGTACTGATTGGAAGGATGCTGCCTTTTGTTCCGGCTGCCGTTATTAACGGATATGCAGGACTCTATAAGCTTCCATTCAAAACATTTGTAGTTGCTACTATCTTAGGAAAGATTCCTACGATGTTTGTCTTTGCTTATATGGGGCTGTCTGTAGTTTCAAAATCGACTTATTGGCTGCCTGTTATCCTTTTTTATTGCATTTTTTTAGGCGCAATTTACATCATTTATAAGAAGTTGTTTCCGGCAGCACAAAGGTAA
- a CDS encoding sensor histidine kinase, which yields MNLHIKSIRSLFRSKIRKLSFKIPFAYFLVILFTVGFSYLVLNQISSKSAQKKISEASLQTITSIQTNVDLMIGNVNNYSKMIFSDHNLQNLLRQGNVYANLDTQSKVSAYLYNLMQAVPTIDSVYIFDNTGHSFSVGTQEMPTFKEANVKDAPWYQQVVQMEGRYILRLNGSGVFSEGTADENFISVIRLIRDIDNTSSLGVLIMNIKADSFVQAYSDLLNEDSFEIAILDENNQMIVANPALGQQGAVLQQIVTDNKDKLDERFRQGRPGSLTLNSGSRKYTVSYMTGGNYNWKFISVNSYGTVDFKNKSLVLLALILLVINGTIFFVSSFVISRSIIKPIHKLLRSMNKAPSGNLRKVNVELNSYEFEQLYKGHNDMIEQIDQMLKRIIEEQSTLRKAELNTLQAQIKPHFLYNTLDSITSLAMSGLNEQVCDLIEALGSYYRLSVSKGREIITVGEEVEIVRNYLKIQKTRYPDVFEVHFEVEETCCQYPIPKLVLQPLVENSLYHGIRPKGSRGTIGISVSCTNDKVNITIADDGIGMSQEEIAQILYTERKGQNQSFGLWGTMERLRIFYGDKDCIHIESEPGKGTAILLNIPNGVDPAWVN from the coding sequence GTGAACTTGCATATCAAGAGCATTAGGTCTTTATTTCGCAGTAAAATAAGGAAACTGTCTTTTAAAATCCCGTTTGCCTATTTTCTAGTGATCTTATTCACCGTAGGGTTCAGTTATTTGGTGCTTAACCAAATATCCTCGAAATCAGCACAAAAGAAAATTAGTGAGGCTTCGCTACAGACGATTACGTCTATACAGACCAATGTTGACTTAATGATTGGAAACGTTAACAACTATTCAAAAATGATTTTTTCCGATCATAATCTACAAAACCTGCTAAGGCAAGGGAATGTATATGCTAATTTGGATACCCAGTCTAAGGTTAGCGCCTATTTGTACAATCTCATGCAAGCAGTTCCAACGATTGATTCCGTTTATATTTTTGACAATACTGGTCATAGCTTTTCCGTTGGGACTCAGGAAATGCCGACGTTTAAAGAGGCGAACGTAAAGGATGCTCCATGGTATCAACAGGTGGTCCAAATGGAAGGAAGGTATATCTTGAGACTGAATGGGAGCGGAGTCTTCTCCGAAGGAACGGCCGATGAGAATTTTATATCCGTGATCCGATTGATCCGCGATATCGACAACACGTCTTCGCTTGGTGTTTTAATCATGAACATTAAGGCAGATTCCTTTGTTCAGGCCTACTCTGATCTACTGAATGAAGACTCCTTTGAGATTGCCATTTTGGATGAGAACAATCAAATGATTGTAGCGAACCCCGCCTTGGGACAACAGGGGGCAGTTCTTCAGCAGATCGTGACAGACAATAAAGACAAGCTTGATGAAAGGTTCAGGCAGGGACGCCCCGGGTCGCTTACCCTAAACTCAGGCTCACGAAAATATACCGTTTCTTATATGACTGGCGGAAATTACAACTGGAAGTTTATCAGTGTGAATTCATATGGAACCGTCGATTTCAAAAATAAATCACTGGTTCTGTTGGCGCTGATTCTGCTTGTGATCAATGGAACCATATTCTTTGTGAGCTCCTTCGTCATCTCACGCAGCATCATTAAACCGATCCACAAGCTTTTGCGTTCCATGAACAAAGCGCCAAGCGGTAATCTCCGCAAAGTAAATGTGGAGCTAAACAGTTATGAATTCGAACAATTATACAAAGGACATAACGATATGATCGAACAGATCGATCAAATGCTGAAGCGAATTATTGAAGAGCAGAGCACGCTACGCAAGGCGGAATTAAATACGCTGCAAGCCCAGATCAAACCCCATTTCCTATATAACACCCTGGACTCCATTACCTCACTGGCAATGTCCGGTTTAAATGAACAGGTCTGTGATCTGATTGAAGCTTTGGGGAGTTACTACCGCCTGAGCGTCAGCAAAGGAAGAGAGATTATTACAGTTGGTGAAGAGGTTGAAATTGTCCGCAATTATTTAAAAATCCAGAAGACGCGTTATCCGGATGTCTTTGAAGTTCATTTCGAAGTGGAAGAGACCTGCTGCCAATATCCAATTCCTAAGCTTGTGCTGCAGCCGCTAGTCGAAAATTCCCTTTATCACGGAATACGGCCGAAGGGATCACGGGGAACGATAGGAATCAGCGTGAGTTGTACGAACGATAAAGTAAATATAACGATTGCTGATGACGGGATTGGAATGTCGCAAGAAGAGATCGCACAGATTCTCTACACGGAGAGAAAAGGTCAGAATCAGAGCTTCGGCCTCTGGGGAACGATGGAACGTTTACGCATTTTTTATGGTGATAAAGACTGTATTCATATCGAAAGCGAACCGGGAAAAGGAACTGCTATCCTATTAAATATACCGAATGGGGTGGATCCGGCATGGGTGAATTAA
- a CDS encoding response regulator has product MGELKVLLVDDEYLIRNLMKMRIDWGKQGMTIIGEASNAVEALQFVDEHKPDVIFTDIYMPSIDGIEFSERVLKRYPDIKIVVVTGHDEFEYARRSIKLGITDFILKPIHASELLHVTDKLRQIINEERTRGQELEKLKAELKQNFPYLKEKFLYHWLNGTLLREEIHEKAAYFGVPLGIGAEALQIAAIEISPASTKQTEEQLILLRMECAKKIEVFFRENPLVIIFTDTRNQIIMIHQNPDTNLAAAYEELITNLTESGGCTVSIGIGQKHEHIEEANLGYQEACRALYYQAFIGKNQVICFEDIVENGNQQYRSNATLLQQLQFGLSVGSAEQVVEVLREIFSMSFFSVSQFRLAAMDVFRECQRAAIEQQIEDEPDFNETLVSILTADHLPELTGALKSYVLNVAMAIYSKKQTKEGNLISQVKEYLKNNISNPEMGLASTAAAFFVSPGHLGRLMKKETGQTFVEYLTNIRMKKAETLLKRTDLKGYEIGEQVGIIDPHYFSILFKKNLGRSMNEYRSSRNDV; this is encoded by the coding sequence ATGGGTGAATTAAAGGTGTTACTTGTTGATGATGAGTATCTGATACGGAATTTAATGAAAATGCGTATTGACTGGGGAAAGCAGGGCATGACCATCATCGGTGAAGCCTCTAATGCCGTTGAAGCACTTCAATTTGTGGATGAGCATAAACCGGATGTCATATTTACGGACATCTATATGCCTTCTATTGATGGTATTGAATTTAGTGAAAGGGTGTTAAAAAGGTACCCCGATATTAAAATTGTGGTCGTAACCGGTCACGACGAATTTGAATATGCCCGCAGAAGCATCAAGCTGGGAATAACGGATTTTATATTAAAGCCGATCCACGCTTCGGAGTTGCTTCATGTTACCGATAAACTAAGACAGATAATAAATGAAGAACGGACACGGGGACAGGAACTGGAGAAGCTGAAAGCAGAGCTTAAGCAGAATTTCCCATATCTCAAGGAGAAATTTCTATATCATTGGTTAAACGGTACGCTTTTAAGGGAAGAAATTCATGAAAAAGCAGCGTATTTCGGAGTGCCTTTAGGTATTGGTGCAGAAGCGCTTCAAATTGCCGCTATTGAAATTTCTCCAGCTTCAACGAAGCAGACCGAGGAGCAGCTGATTCTCCTAAGAATGGAATGCGCAAAGAAAATAGAAGTGTTCTTTAGAGAGAATCCCCTTGTGATTATTTTTACGGATACCCGGAATCAGATTATCATGATACACCAGAACCCGGATACCAATCTGGCTGCAGCTTACGAAGAGTTAATCACGAATCTGACCGAATCGGGAGGCTGTACGGTAAGTATCGGTATCGGGCAAAAACATGAACACATTGAAGAGGCAAATTTGGGATATCAGGAAGCCTGCCGTGCACTGTATTATCAGGCTTTCATCGGAAAAAACCAGGTGATTTGCTTCGAAGATATCGTAGAGAATGGAAATCAGCAGTACCGGTCCAACGCGACTCTCCTTCAGCAGCTTCAGTTCGGTCTCAGTGTCGGGTCTGCTGAACAGGTGGTTGAGGTATTAAGAGAGATCTTTAGCATGTCGTTCTTCAGTGTGTCGCAGTTCCGTTTGGCGGCAATGGATGTATTCAGGGAATGTCAGCGTGCGGCTATTGAACAACAGATCGAGGACGAACCTGATTTTAATGAAACCCTCGTCTCCATCCTTACCGCCGATCATCTTCCCGAATTAACGGGAGCGCTCAAGAGCTACGTGCTTAATGTCGCAATGGCTATCTATTCGAAAAAGCAAACCAAAGAAGGCAATCTGATCAGCCAAGTGAAGGAATATCTGAAAAATAACATAAGCAATCCCGAAATGGGACTTGCAAGTACGGCTGCCGCATTTTTCGTAAGTCCGGGTCACTTGGGACGGCTGATGAAGAAGGAGACCGGGCAGACCTTTGTTGAGTACCTAACAAATATACGCATGAAAAAGGCGGAGACTCTTCTGAAGCGAACGGACTTGAAAGGCTATGAGATCGGAGAACAGGTAGGAATTATCGATCCGCATTATTTCAGCATATTATTCAAAAAAAATCTGGGCCGGTCCATGAACGAGTATAGAAGCAGCAGAAATGATGTTTGA
- a CDS encoding extracellular solute-binding protein → MKTLLKRTMGIALAVGMAGSIAACSSNSSNESKSNESGSIKLTLWDQSVGNTDPSAKLLPQIIEKWNSEHPDIQIDRTGTTGEQYKTKIKTSIAAGESPDIFYGMGGGSFMEPYIKSGNVLEISSYLTDDVKSRMGPGMAEAIENDGKIYTLPVYTHIANLYVNTELFDKAGAKLPTTYSELLDAIDKLKAAGITPALIGEKDRWPGMYWYDIVAMRQAGNDQVMEAFKDPTKWNSPDFVAAAAKMQDLAKAGAFNSSMFSMSYDEMLGAFNAGSGAMMVQANWVNAGIEDPSSAVKGKVKVIPFPVFEDGKGKGTEIFGGAVDGFYISNNTKHPKETVEFLMYLSEQLGTQGYLAGAGLPSWNIDGLDTSSLSSLDLSSAEIMKTATSFIAWWDNILPADSAESHKNLIALLLAGDITPEEFCKQMAQLKPTELNL, encoded by the coding sequence ATGAAAACGCTGTTAAAAAGAACGATGGGAATTGCTTTAGCTGTAGGAATGGCAGGTAGCATCGCTGCTTGTTCATCTAATTCCTCAAATGAATCGAAATCAAATGAAAGCGGATCCATAAAATTGACGCTTTGGGATCAATCTGTTGGCAATACGGATCCCTCGGCCAAATTATTACCTCAAATCATTGAAAAATGGAATTCCGAGCATCCCGATATTCAGATTGACCGGACAGGTACAACAGGCGAGCAATACAAGACAAAGATTAAGACCTCTATTGCCGCGGGCGAATCGCCGGATATCTTTTACGGCATGGGCGGAGGCAGCTTCATGGAGCCTTATATTAAATCCGGTAATGTCCTTGAGATCTCCAGTTATTTGACCGATGACGTTAAATCCAGAATGGGCCCGGGTATGGCGGAAGCCATCGAGAACGACGGTAAAATTTACACACTTCCGGTCTACACCCATATTGCGAATCTTTATGTAAATACTGAATTGTTCGATAAAGCGGGAGCCAAGCTGCCGACGACCTATTCCGAGCTGCTTGATGCGATTGATAAATTAAAGGCAGCCGGAATCACTCCGGCTCTCATCGGAGAAAAAGACCGCTGGCCTGGCATGTATTGGTACGATATCGTTGCGATGCGCCAAGCAGGAAATGATCAAGTGATGGAGGCCTTCAAAGATCCTACAAAATGGAATTCGCCGGACTTTGTAGCTGCGGCAGCGAAAATGCAGGATCTGGCCAAGGCCGGCGCTTTTAACAGCAGCATGTTCAGCATGAGCTATGATGAAATGCTCGGTGCATTTAATGCAGGGAGCGGAGCTATGATGGTTCAGGCAAACTGGGTAAATGCCGGTATCGAAGATCCTTCTTCGGCGGTAAAAGGAAAAGTAAAGGTCATTCCTTTCCCGGTTTTTGAAGATGGAAAAGGTAAAGGCACTGAAATATTCGGTGGCGCGGTAGACGGTTTCTATATCAGCAATAACACCAAGCATCCTAAAGAAACCGTTGAATTCCTGATGTATCTAAGCGAACAGCTTGGCACACAGGGCTATCTGGCCGGTGCGGGTCTTCCAAGCTGGAACATTGACGGGCTGGATACCTCAAGCCTGTCCTCGCTGGATCTGTCCAGCGCAGAGATTATGAAAACGGCAACCTCATTTATTGCCTGGTGGGATAATATTCTGCCTGCCGATTCCGCAGAGTCTCACAAAAACTTAATTGCACTGCTATTGGCAGGAGACATCACTCCAGAGGAATTCTGCAAACAGATGGCACAGCTTAAGCCGACGGAACTAAACCTCTAA
- a CDS encoding sugar ABC transporter permease: protein MNSVFSNKTAIAIFVLPTFLIFSAIVLVPIFVSSYYSLLDWNGIGKGVYVGLHNYAEMFTDSRALHSIRNSLLFAAASIFIQLPISLILALILASNVKGEGFYRTVYFIPVLISTVVIAQLWSKIYNADYGLLNSLLESVGLSNLVQDWLGQKKTALIASFIPTLWQYIGYHMLLMYAGARSISADIFEAAKIDGASRVRTAFLITIPLMRPILKVCLVFSVIGAFKVFDLIYVLTGGGPFFTTEVPSTLMYTSIFDAFRYGYGSAISVFIIAECLLFTLIINKFFKTE from the coding sequence ATGAACTCTGTATTTTCCAATAAGACCGCAATTGCTATATTTGTTCTTCCTACATTCCTTATCTTTAGTGCCATTGTCTTAGTTCCGATATTCGTCTCCAGTTACTACAGCTTACTTGACTGGAATGGGATTGGAAAAGGTGTATATGTCGGACTTCATAACTATGCTGAGATGTTCACGGATTCACGGGCGTTACATTCCATCCGGAATTCGCTCCTGTTCGCCGCCGCATCTATTTTTATTCAATTACCCATCTCTCTAATCCTGGCCCTTATCCTGGCGTCCAATGTAAAAGGGGAAGGGTTTTACCGTACGGTGTATTTTATTCCCGTTCTGATATCAACAGTAGTTATCGCTCAACTCTGGTCCAAAATATATAATGCCGATTACGGCCTTCTAAACTCGCTGCTGGAGAGTGTAGGTCTTTCCAACCTGGTACAGGATTGGCTTGGCCAGAAGAAAACAGCGCTTATCGCTTCGTTTATTCCGACGCTTTGGCAATATATCGGCTATCATATGCTGCTGATGTATGCCGGAGCAAGGTCGATATCCGCGGATATTTTTGAAGCGGCAAAGATTGACGGGGCTTCCCGTGTGCGGACTGCCTTTCTGATCACCATACCGTTGATGAGACCGATCCTTAAAGTATGTCTGGTCTTCTCGGTCATCGGTGCATTTAAAGTATTCGATCTGATTTATGTACTGACAGGCGGTGGCCCTTTCTTCACTACGGAAGTGCCGAGCACATTAATGTACACATCTATCTTTGATGCTTTCCGCTATGGATACGGCAGTGCAATTTCCGTGTTCATTATTGCTGAGTGTCTGCTCTTCACATTAATCATCAATAAATTTTTCAAGACTGAATAG
- a CDS encoding carbohydrate ABC transporter permease, whose protein sequence is MRRLSAAEAVLQKKPKSIGKILLQVLLILVAVTQIYPLIWLAFFSLKDNSEIFSGDVAGLPKHFLWSNYTKALSDGHILTYFFNSVLVTAVSILLVLILSAMTGYAITRMNWKLSNITMTIILLGMMVPIHAALLPLFMVLKNVGLLNTYWALIIPYVAFGIPMAVFILGSFFKGVPRELEEAAVIDGCGIYRTFFSIILPLVRPAVSTVAIFTFLSCWNELMFAVTFINKESYQTLTVGMMSMVGTYITQWGIIGAGLMITTIPTILIYLLLNKQVQQSMIAGAIKG, encoded by the coding sequence GTGAGAAGATTGAGTGCCGCTGAAGCAGTGCTGCAGAAGAAGCCTAAATCTATTGGAAAAATACTGTTGCAAGTGTTGTTAATCCTGGTTGCGGTTACGCAAATTTATCCGCTCATCTGGCTCGCCTTTTTCTCACTTAAAGATAATAGCGAGATATTCAGCGGAGATGTAGCGGGACTTCCCAAACATTTTCTGTGGAGCAACTATACTAAGGCCTTGTCCGATGGGCACATTTTAACATATTTTTTCAACAGCGTACTGGTAACCGCCGTGTCTATCCTCCTCGTGCTGATCCTGTCTGCCATGACAGGTTACGCCATCACGAGAATGAACTGGAAGCTCAGCAACATAACCATGACAATAATCCTTTTGGGGATGATGGTACCCATACATGCAGCTTTGCTGCCATTGTTTATGGTTCTGAAGAATGTAGGATTACTCAACACCTATTGGGCTTTGATCATTCCTTATGTCGCATTTGGGATCCCGATGGCGGTGTTTATTCTCGGAAGCTTTTTTAAAGGAGTTCCCCGGGAACTGGAGGAAGCGGCCGTTATAGACGGCTGCGGGATATACCGGACCTTTTTCTCCATCATCTTGCCGCTTGTTCGTCCTGCCGTGTCTACAGTCGCGATCTTTACGTTTCTTTCCTGCTGGAATGAGCTAATGTTCGCTGTGACCTTTATCAATAAAGAGTCTTATCAGACGCTTACGGTGGGCATGATGTCGATGGTCGGAACTTATATTACACAGTGGGGAATTATTGGAGCGGGGCTGATGATAACGACGATCCCGACGATTCTGATTTATTTACTGCTTAACAAACAGGTTCAGCAGAGTATGATTGCCGGTGCGATCAAGGGTTAA